From a region of the Rouxiella sp. S1S-2 genome:
- a CDS encoding family 43 glycosylhydrolase, giving the protein MSNSVYANPFITQRADPHIWRHTDGHYYFIASVPEYDRLEIRRSATLEGLAEARPRIIWRKHTGGPMSALIWAPELHYINGNWYIYFAAAPSEKIVKGLFQHRMFVLECSDADPLSGKWQEKGRVATPIDSFSLDATHFSHAGKSYYLWAQKDPEIEGNSNLYLAEMSNPWTLKTAPVMLSKPELPWETVGFKVNEGPAVIEGYDKLFITYSASATDENYCIGLLWADIESDITDPSQWHKSSTPVFKTQADNKQFGPGHNSFTQNEKGEDVLVYHARNYTEIQGDPLYDPNRHTRLKTIIWDDEGMPVFGEPPADNH; this is encoded by the coding sequence ATGAGTAACAGTGTTTACGCCAATCCCTTCATTACGCAGCGCGCCGATCCTCACATCTGGCGCCACACCGACGGCCACTACTATTTTATTGCCTCAGTCCCGGAATATGACCGGCTCGAGATCCGCCGTTCGGCCACTCTCGAGGGTTTAGCGGAAGCCAGACCGCGCATTATCTGGCGCAAGCACACCGGTGGCCCAATGAGCGCGCTGATTTGGGCGCCAGAACTGCACTATATCAACGGCAACTGGTACATTTATTTTGCCGCTGCGCCGTCTGAAAAAATCGTAAAAGGGCTGTTTCAGCACCGGATGTTTGTTCTTGAGTGCTCAGACGCCGATCCACTGAGTGGAAAATGGCAGGAAAAGGGCCGCGTAGCGACGCCAATAGACAGCTTCTCGCTGGATGCCACCCATTTTAGCCACGCAGGAAAAAGCTATTATCTGTGGGCGCAGAAAGACCCAGAGATCGAGGGAAATTCAAATTTATATCTGGCCGAGATGAGCAATCCGTGGACGCTGAAAACGGCGCCGGTGATGCTCAGCAAGCCCGAACTGCCGTGGGAAACAGTAGGTTTTAAAGTGAACGAAGGCCCAGCAGTCATTGAAGGTTACGACAAGCTCTTCATCACCTATTCCGCCAGCGCCACCGACGAGAATTACTGCATTGGGCTGCTGTGGGCCGATATTGAAAGCGACATCACCGATCCGAGCCAATGGCACAAATCGTCGACGCCGGTATTCAAGACACAGGCCGATAATAAACAGTTTGGGCCGGGGCATAACAGCTTTACGCAGAATGAAAAAGGCGAAGACGTGCTGGTTTATCATGCGCGGAACTACACCGAGATTCAGGGTGACCCGCTGTATGACCCGAACCGCCATACGCGCCTAAAAACTATCATCTGGGACGATGAAGGCATGCCGGTGTTTGGCGAACCACCGGCGGATAATCACTAG
- the ampE gene encoding beta-lactamase regulator AmpE, with protein sequence MTLITLLLVLAWERLFKLGEHWQLDHRFEVIFRRGRAASMTKTLAIFVVWMAVLWGILRLVHGTFFGIPSLVLWVVICLLCIGAGLKRKHYRAYLKAARQGEVNACSEMAEELALIHGLPVDCTEGERLRELQNALIWINFRYYLAPLFWFVVCGPYGPVALGGYAVLRGYQTWLARNTTPLKRSQSGVDNLLHVLDWIPVRLAGVAYALIGHGEKALPAWFASLGDIHSSQYQVLTRLAQFSLARDPHLDPVQTPRSAVAMARKVTIIILIVVALLTIYGTLV encoded by the coding sequence ATGACGTTAATTACTTTGCTGCTGGTTTTAGCCTGGGAGCGTTTATTTAAGCTCGGTGAACACTGGCAGCTCGATCATCGCTTTGAAGTTATTTTCCGCCGCGGCCGCGCCGCTTCTATGACCAAAACGCTGGCGATTTTTGTGGTCTGGATGGCGGTGCTGTGGGGGATTTTACGTCTGGTGCACGGCACTTTCTTTGGCATCCCTTCGCTGGTGCTGTGGGTGGTGATTTGCCTGCTGTGCATTGGCGCGGGTCTTAAGCGTAAACACTATCGTGCTTATCTCAAAGCGGCGCGTCAGGGCGAAGTCAATGCCTGTTCCGAAATGGCGGAAGAATTGGCGCTGATTCACGGACTGCCGGTGGATTGTACCGAGGGCGAACGGTTAAGAGAGCTGCAGAATGCGCTGATCTGGATAAATTTCCGCTATTATTTGGCGCCGTTATTCTGGTTTGTGGTGTGTGGTCCCTATGGGCCGGTTGCTCTGGGCGGCTATGCCGTTCTGCGCGGCTATCAAACTTGGCTGGCGCGAAATACAACGCCCCTCAAGCGCAGTCAGTCCGGGGTTGATAATCTTCTGCACGTGCTTGATTGGATTCCTGTGCGTTTGGCGGGGGTTGCCTATGCGCTGATTGGTCACGGTGAAAAAGCTTTACCGGCTTGGTTTGCCTCATTGGGCGATATTCACTCTTCCCAATATCAGGTTTTAACGCGGCTGGCGCAGTTCTCTCTGGCGCGCGATCCGCACCTTGATCCGGTGCAGACCCCGCGTTCAGCAGTAGCAATGGCGCGTAAGGTCACTATCATCATTCTGATTGTCGTGGCGCTGTTGACGATTTACGGCACTTTGGTGTAA
- the ampD gene encoding 1,6-anhydro-N-acetylmuramyl-L-alanine amidase AmpD, which translates to MQLIQGWLTEARRVISPHFDLRPEDESPSLLVIHNISLPPGKFGGPYIDQLFTGTLNPQDDPFFEQIHQLRVAAHCLIRRDGEVVQYVPFDKRAWHAGVSSFQGRERCNDFSIGVELEGTDFEPFTAEQYESLLRVTDLILKHYPVDLQHITGHSDIAPGRKTDPGPHFDWHRYLDAVQHLVPHETSRESPRP; encoded by the coding sequence ATGCAGTTAATACAAGGCTGGTTAACCGAAGCACGTCGCGTGATTTCTCCGCATTTCGACCTGCGTCCAGAGGATGAATCTCCCTCATTACTGGTTATCCATAATATCAGCCTGCCGCCCGGAAAATTTGGCGGACCTTATATCGACCAGCTGTTCACCGGCACGCTCAATCCACAGGATGATCCTTTTTTTGAACAAATTCATCAGCTACGCGTGGCGGCACACTGTTTGATCCGTCGAGACGGCGAAGTGGTGCAATACGTGCCTTTTGATAAGCGCGCCTGGCATGCTGGCGTATCCAGTTTTCAGGGAAGAGAGCGCTGTAATGACTTCTCTATCGGAGTCGAGCTGGAAGGTACTGACTTTGAGCCGTTTACCGCTGAGCAATATGAGAGTTTACTTCGCGTTACCGATTTGATACTAAAGCACTATCCTGTCGATTTGCAGCATATTACTGGGCACAGCGATATTGCCCCGGGCAGAAAGACCGATCCCGGGCCACATTTTGACTGGCATCGCTATCTTGATGCCGTTCAACACCTTGTGCCGCATGAAACATCAAGAGAGAGTCCTCGTCCATGA
- the nadC gene encoding carboxylating nicotinate-nucleotide diphosphorylase — MPTRRYSIESRRAELLSRIHDDIPLIVAQALREDLGGEVDANRDLTAQLLPADKQAIATVITREAGVFCGSGWVDEVFAQLGGDEVEITWHVKDGSPISENQPLFDIAGPARLLLTGERTALNFVQTLSGVASAVNHSVKLLEGTQTRLLDTRKTLPGLRTALKYAVLCGGGSNHRLGLADAFLIKENHIIACGSIKAAVERALWIHADVPVEVEVESLAELELALEAGADIIMLDNFTVEMMREGVTLTAGRAQLEVSGNVTDITLREFAETGVDYISVGALTKHVRALDLSMRFR, encoded by the coding sequence ATGCCCACTCGCCGCTACAGCATTGAAAGTCGCCGCGCAGAGTTGCTCAGTCGTATCCACGACGATATCCCACTTATTGTTGCTCAGGCATTGCGTGAAGACCTGGGCGGCGAAGTCGATGCCAATCGTGATTTAACCGCCCAACTTCTGCCGGCGGATAAACAGGCTATTGCCACCGTGATTACCCGTGAAGCCGGCGTTTTCTGCGGTTCGGGCTGGGTCGATGAAGTCTTCGCCCAGCTCGGCGGAGATGAAGTCGAGATAACCTGGCACGTCAAAGATGGCAGTCCTATCAGCGAAAACCAACCGCTGTTCGACATTGCTGGTCCTGCCAGACTGCTGCTTACCGGGGAAAGAACGGCGTTGAACTTTGTCCAAACGCTGTCCGGCGTTGCGAGTGCGGTAAATCACTCTGTCAAACTGCTTGAAGGCACGCAAACTCGCCTGCTCGACACGCGTAAAACCTTGCCTGGCCTGCGTACCGCGCTGAAATACGCGGTGCTCTGCGGCGGCGGTAGTAACCATCGTCTGGGGCTGGCCGATGCCTTCCTGATTAAGGAAAACCACATTATTGCCTGCGGCTCAATTAAAGCCGCCGTTGAGCGCGCCCTGTGGATCCACGCCGACGTACCGGTAGAGGTTGAAGTTGAAAGCCTGGCCGAACTTGAGCTGGCGTTGGAAGCGGGTGCCGATATCATCATGCTCGATAATTTTACCGTCGAGATGATGCGCGAAGGCGTTACCCTGACCGCCGGACGAGCACAGCTTGAAGTATCAGGCAATGTAACAGATATCACGCTGCGTGAGTTTGCTGAAACGGGCGTTGACTATATTTCCGTTGGCGCGTTGACCAAACACGTGCGCGCCCTCGACCTGTCGATGCGTTTTCGTTAA
- the ppdD gene encoding prepilin peptidase-dependent pilin, translating into MHSLTFSHATFSQRFSQQQPQSRRQRGFSLIELMVVIGIIGILSGIGIPAYQSYTQKAALTDMLQTMIPYKTASELCSIDLGELTTCDNGVSSIPASKASRYVSGIDVKAGIITLSGSQALNGLTVVMTPVVDKVDGSIDWTRQCTHAGNVGLVDACKQIFHFSDPSTH; encoded by the coding sequence ATGCATTCACTCACTTTCAGCCACGCCACGTTTTCGCAGCGCTTTTCCCAACAGCAACCACAGTCTCGCCGGCAACGGGGATTTTCGCTGATTGAACTGATGGTGGTAATCGGCATTATTGGCATTCTTAGCGGCATTGGCATTCCGGCCTATCAGTCTTATACGCAAAAAGCCGCGCTGACCGACATGCTACAAACCATGATCCCCTATAAGACCGCCAGCGAGCTTTGCAGCATCGATTTGGGCGAGCTGACGACCTGTGATAACGGCGTTTCAAGCATTCCCGCCTCCAAAGCCTCACGTTACGTCAGCGGCATTGATGTAAAGGCAGGGATTATCACTCTCAGTGGTTCACAGGCGCTAAACGGCCTCACCGTGGTGATGACACCGGTCGTTGACAAGGTCGACGGCAGCATTGACTGGACCCGCCAGTGCACCCACGCCGGTAATGTGGGATTGGTCGACGCCTGCAAGCAAATCTTTCATTTCAGTGACCCGAGTACGCACTGA
- the gspE gene encoding type II secretion system protein GspE → MKEKLSALRETLRLQCHRYGAVLIAIEDECLRVACHQETTDSTALLTALRFTCALKVNIEFWPQTQVEHALSQPENTREDNAQENQQNEDHDVDQDSKIPVVQFLNHTLKLSIQRRASDVHFEPFENQLRVRLRIDGVLQELPAPEFSLMASVLARLKIMGQLNVAEHRLPQDGQMSVTLDKQRYSLRISSLPVLYGEKIVLRILDRTQQELSLEQLGFSASEQKKYLAALDKPQGLILVTGPTGSGKTVTLYTGLRHLNTIRRNICSVEDPVEIPVRGINQTQINSKTSLSFAKVLRSLLRQDPDVIMIGEIRDAETAEIAVKASQTGHLVLSTLHTNSTTETLVRLAQMGVEGYQIAASLRLVIAQRLVRKLCPHCKTRQRARVKDEHQEVAKEIEVWQAQGCKHCFSGYYGRVGVYEMLENSPQLQQALVNGADSQALRGIAAAQSQQTLFASGISLVEQGTTSLSELYRVMGEGEQGDQGESLSV, encoded by the coding sequence ATGAAAGAGAAACTCAGTGCGCTTCGCGAGACTCTGCGGCTGCAATGTCATCGCTATGGTGCGGTGCTTATTGCTATAGAAGATGAATGCCTGCGCGTGGCCTGTCATCAGGAAACCACGGACTCAACGGCACTGCTCACCGCCCTGCGTTTTACCTGTGCGCTGAAGGTAAATATCGAATTCTGGCCGCAAACGCAGGTGGAGCACGCGCTGAGCCAGCCAGAGAATACGCGGGAGGATAATGCGCAGGAGAATCAGCAAAATGAAGATCACGACGTGGATCAAGACAGCAAAATACCGGTGGTGCAGTTTCTCAATCACACACTGAAGCTTTCCATTCAGCGCCGCGCGTCTGATGTCCACTTTGAACCGTTCGAAAATCAGCTACGCGTCCGTCTGAGAATCGACGGCGTGCTGCAAGAGTTGCCTGCGCCGGAATTCTCGCTGATGGCCAGCGTACTTGCTCGCCTCAAGATTATGGGGCAGCTCAATGTGGCAGAGCATCGTCTGCCGCAGGATGGGCAGATGTCGGTGACGCTCGATAAGCAGCGCTACTCCCTGCGTATCTCTTCGCTACCGGTGCTGTACGGTGAAAAGATTGTGTTGCGTATTCTTGATAGAACGCAGCAGGAGCTGTCTTTGGAACAGCTCGGATTTTCCGCCAGCGAGCAAAAGAAATACCTTGCCGCACTTGATAAACCGCAGGGACTTATTCTGGTCACCGGCCCGACGGGAAGTGGTAAAACCGTCACGCTCTATACCGGGCTGCGCCACCTAAACACCATAAGACGAAATATTTGCAGTGTGGAGGATCCGGTTGAGATCCCGGTGCGCGGCATTAACCAGACGCAAATCAACAGCAAAACGTCGCTGAGTTTTGCCAAGGTGTTGCGCTCACTGCTCAGGCAAGACCCTGATGTCATTATGATTGGCGAAATTCGCGATGCAGAAACGGCAGAGATAGCCGTTAAAGCCTCACAAACTGGCCATTTGGTGCTTTCGACGCTGCATACCAACTCTACGACCGAAACATTGGTGAGACTGGCACAAATGGGCGTCGAGGGCTACCAGATTGCCGCCAGTCTGCGGCTGGTGATTGCCCAGCGCCTGGTCAGAAAACTTTGCCCACATTGTAAAACTCGTCAGCGGGCGCGGGTAAAGGACGAACATCAGGAGGTGGCAAAGGAAATAGAGGTTTGGCAAGCGCAGGGCTGTAAACACTGCTTCTCTGGTTATTACGGCCGCGTGGGGGTCTACGAAATGCTGGAGAACAGTCCACAACTGCAACAGGCCCTGGTCAACGGTGCAGATTCTCAAGCGCTGCGCGGTATTGCTGCGGCACAAAGCCAGCAGACGCTTTTTGCTTCGGGTATTTCTTTGGTCGAGCAAGGCACGACGTCGTTGAGCGAACTTTATCGCGTAATGGGTGAAGGAGAACAAGGTGACCAAGGCGAGTCTTTATCTGTTTAA
- the hofC gene encoding protein transport protein HofC has protein sequence MTKASLYLFKWQALDDIGQLHSGENLSSQPQEVLEQLMLQGLQPLSIKRLTKLSQRYWKNKERIAFIRQLATLLQTGLPLTMSLKLLATDHPLPAWRCVLTDVVKQVNEGQPLSTVLQQYPLVFPAIYPQVITIGELTGQLDNCCLQLAIQQEQIIRLQKTVKKALRYPLIVMVIASAITLLMLTMVLPEFAKIYLSFDAELPLFTQMLISGSDWIIHYGPVLATIIGLSYGGYSHYLHPQEKWQWKEQRWLLKLPIVKKLISYGCLCQLFQTLVLTQRAGMTLSAGLSAAESSISNLHYKRAVGLLTLQLAQGLPLHKALTESPLFPPLCRQLVRIGEESGALDTLLQKLAEWHAEQANELAEGMAQKIEPLMMLFMGVIVGGLVIAMYLPIFNLGAAMN, from the coding sequence GTGACCAAGGCGAGTCTTTATCTGTTTAAGTGGCAGGCTCTTGATGATATTGGCCAACTGCACAGCGGTGAAAATCTCTCATCGCAGCCGCAGGAGGTGCTTGAGCAACTGATGCTCCAAGGGCTACAACCTCTTTCAATCAAGAGGCTCACCAAACTTAGTCAGCGCTATTGGAAAAACAAAGAGCGCATCGCATTTATCAGACAGTTGGCCACTCTGCTACAAACCGGTCTGCCACTGACAATGAGCTTGAAGCTGCTGGCTACCGATCACCCTCTGCCCGCCTGGCGCTGCGTGCTGACTGACGTAGTCAAACAGGTTAATGAGGGGCAACCGCTGTCGACAGTGCTGCAGCAATATCCTTTGGTGTTTCCTGCTATTTATCCGCAGGTCATTACCATTGGCGAACTAACTGGCCAGTTGGACAACTGTTGTTTGCAGTTGGCAATTCAGCAGGAGCAAATCATTCGCTTGCAAAAAACGGTGAAGAAAGCCCTGCGCTATCCGCTCATCGTGATGGTCATTGCCTCAGCCATTACCCTGCTCATGCTGACCATGGTGTTACCGGAATTTGCCAAAATCTATCTGTCGTTTGACGCTGAACTGCCCTTGTTTACGCAGATGCTCATTTCAGGATCTGACTGGATCATTCACTATGGCCCCGTATTAGCGACGATTATTGGCCTAAGTTATGGCGGTTATTCTCATTATTTACATCCGCAGGAAAAATGGCAATGGAAGGAACAACGCTGGCTGCTGAAGCTGCCGATAGTAAAAAAACTGATTAGCTATGGCTGTTTATGTCAGCTGTTTCAAACGCTGGTGCTGACCCAACGTGCAGGAATGACGCTCAGTGCCGGTCTCTCAGCGGCAGAATCTTCAATCAGTAATTTGCACTACAAGCGAGCCGTCGGGCTGTTGACCCTGCAATTAGCTCAGGGACTGCCGCTGCATAAGGCGCTTACAGAGTCCCCACTCTTCCCACCGCTGTGCCGACAGCTGGTACGTATTGGCGAGGAATCAGGCGCGTTGGACACACTGCTTCAGAAGCTGGCGGAATGGCACGCCGAGCAGGCCAATGAGCTTGCCGAAGGAATGGCACAGAAAATAGAACCCTTGATGATGCTGTTTATGGGCGTGATTGTAGGCGGGCTGGTTATCGCTATGTATCTTCCTATCTTCAATCTGGGCGCAGCAATGAACTAA
- a CDS encoding GMP reductase yields MRIEEDLKLGFKDVLIRPKRSTLKSRSEVELERTFTFKHSGHSWSGTPVIAANMDTVGTFSMAEALASFGLLTAVHKHYSVEQWQAFIALSSESVLRHVMVSTGTSGADFTKLMNILSLSPLLKFICLDVANGYSEHFVEFLQRVREACPDKVICAGNVVTGEMVEELILSGADIVKVGIGPGSVCTTRVKTGVGYPQLSAVIECADAAHGLGGQIVSDGGCAVPGDVAKAFGGGADFVMLGGMLAAHDECEGTIVEEEGEKFMLFYGMSSVSAMKRHVGGVAEYRAAEGKTVKLPLRGPVENTVRDILGGLRSACTYVGAERLKELTKRTTFIRVAEQENRLFGQ; encoded by the coding sequence ATGCGTATTGAAGAAGATTTAAAATTAGGTTTTAAAGACGTCCTCATTCGTCCAAAACGCTCAACTCTCAAGAGCCGTTCCGAAGTAGAACTCGAACGTACTTTCACATTCAAGCACTCGGGCCATAGCTGGTCGGGTACTCCCGTTATTGCCGCCAATATGGATACTGTCGGTACTTTTAGTATGGCTGAAGCACTTGCATCGTTTGGTTTATTGACCGCGGTCCACAAGCACTACAGCGTTGAGCAGTGGCAGGCGTTTATCGCACTGAGCAGCGAATCTGTATTGCGGCACGTCATGGTATCAACCGGCACATCGGGCGCAGATTTCACTAAACTGATGAATATTCTTTCCCTGTCCCCGCTGCTGAAATTTATCTGTCTTGACGTCGCCAATGGCTATTCCGAACATTTTGTCGAGTTTCTTCAACGGGTGCGGGAAGCCTGTCCGGACAAAGTTATCTGTGCCGGCAACGTGGTGACCGGTGAAATGGTTGAAGAACTCATCCTTTCCGGGGCCGACATTGTCAAAGTGGGGATCGGGCCGGGGTCGGTGTGCACCACGCGAGTTAAAACGGGCGTTGGTTATCCGCAGCTCTCGGCAGTGATTGAGTGTGCCGATGCGGCTCACGGCCTCGGTGGACAGATAGTCAGCGACGGTGGCTGTGCGGTGCCTGGTGACGTTGCCAAAGCCTTTGGCGGCGGCGCAGACTTCGTTATGCTCGGCGGTATGCTGGCGGCCCACGACGAGTGCGAAGGCACAATCGTCGAGGAAGAGGGTGAAAAGTTCATGCTTTTCTATGGTATGAGTTCGGTATCTGCCATGAAACGTCACGTGGGTGGCGTTGCTGAATATCGTGCCGCCGAGGGCAAAACGGTTAAACTGCCGCTGCGAGGCCCGGTGGAAAATACTGTGCGCGACATCCTCGGAGGCTTGCGTTCTGCCTGTACCTACGTGGGTGCAGAACGTTTGAAAGAGCTGACTAAACGCACGACTTTTATTCGTGTTGCCGAACAGGAAAATCGCCTGTTTGGTCAATAG
- the coaE gene encoding dephospho-CoA kinase (Dephospho-CoA kinase (CoaE) performs the final step in coenzyme A biosynthesis.) — translation MSYIVALTGGIGSGKSTIANAFVRLGVTLVDADILARQVVEPGMPALHALVERFGKQIVLNDGSLNRPRLREIIFSNTADKQWVNQLLHPIIQAETQRLIKAASSPYVLWVVPLLVENGLQGRANRVLVVDVSEKVQLLRTISRDGVSRQQAESIIAAQASRQQRLACADDIIDNNGGPETIEPRVASLHSRYLDLAASATRQDIDKNE, via the coding sequence ATGAGCTATATTGTTGCACTCACCGGCGGGATAGGAAGCGGCAAGAGTACGATCGCCAACGCGTTTGTGCGCCTTGGCGTTACGCTGGTGGACGCGGATATCCTTGCTCGTCAGGTGGTAGAACCGGGAATGCCGGCTCTGCATGCTTTAGTTGAAAGATTTGGTAAACAAATCGTTCTCAATGACGGCTCACTTAACCGCCCGCGTCTGCGTGAAATTATCTTTAGTAATACCGCAGATAAACAATGGGTTAACCAACTTCTTCATCCTATAATACAGGCTGAAACACAACGTTTAATCAAGGCAGCCTCTTCACCCTATGTGCTTTGGGTGGTGCCTCTCTTGGTAGAAAATGGATTACAAGGGCGTGCAAATCGCGTACTTGTGGTCGACGTTAGCGAAAAAGTACAGCTTTTGAGAACCATCAGCCGTGATGGCGTCAGCCGTCAGCAGGCCGAAAGTATTATTGCCGCGCAGGCCTCACGCCAACAGAGGTTGGCCTGTGCGGATGACATAATTGATAACAACGGTGGTCCCGAGACGATCGAGCCGCGTGTTGCTTCATTACATAGCCGTTATCTGGATTTAGCGGCTTCAGCGACCCGACAGGATATTGACAAGAATGAGTGA
- the zapD gene encoding cell division protein ZapD — translation MSDVGTTVLFEHPLNEKMRTWLRIEFLLQQLHANPQLSSIASALTFFRTASDLLDVLERGEVRTDLLKELERQQQKLLLWSDVPGVEMSRIHELRAELKDTASVLMSAPRMGQALKEDRMVSLVKQRLSIPGGCCSFDLPTLHIWMHMPQAMRDTDVHNWLETLQPLHKSLTRVLDLIRQSGPFRNQISLNGFFQDNAEGADLLRLRLSLEYQLYPQVSGHKTRYAIRFLPLDSEKGQVPARLNFELACC, via the coding sequence ATGAGTGATGTGGGTACTACCGTTCTCTTTGAACATCCTTTAAATGAAAAAATGCGCACCTGGCTGCGCATTGAGTTTCTTTTACAACAGTTACACGCCAATCCTCAGCTCAGTTCTATTGCTTCCGCCCTGACTTTTTTCCGTACTGCGTCCGATCTTTTAGACGTGCTGGAACGCGGCGAAGTACGAACCGATCTGTTAAAAGAGCTTGAACGTCAACAGCAAAAACTGCTGCTTTGGTCCGACGTTCCCGGCGTTGAGATGTCCCGTATTCATGAACTGCGCGCTGAGTTGAAAGACACGGCGTCAGTGCTGATGAGTGCGCCAAGAATGGGTCAGGCGCTCAAAGAGGACCGCATGGTCAGCCTGGTAAAACAGCGCTTGAGTATTCCCGGCGGCTGCTGCAGTTTTGACTTGCCGACGCTGCATATTTGGATGCATATGCCACAGGCGATGCGCGACACCGATGTGCATAACTGGCTCGAAACGCTACAACCGCTTCACAAGTCGCTGACCCGCGTTCTGGACCTGATTCGTCAGTCGGGGCCTTTCCGCAACCAAATAAGCCTAAACGGTTTCTTTCAGGACAATGCAGAAGGCGCAGACCTGCTTCGACTGCGACTCTCTCTTGAATACCAACTTTACCCGCAGGTTTCAGGCCACAAGACGCGCTATGCCATTCGCTTCCTGCCGTTGGACAGTGAAAAGGGCCAGGTTCCGGCCAGACTGAATTTTGAACTTGCCTGCTGCTAG
- the yacG gene encoding DNA gyrase inhibitor YacG has protein sequence MDNDIIKVNCPTCGKQVIWGENSPYRPFCTKRCQLIDLGEWADEEKRIPSKGEINDLDEWSEDDIK, from the coding sequence ATGGACAACGATATTATTAAGGTAAATTGCCCAACCTGTGGCAAACAAGTGATTTGGGGCGAAAACAGTCCATACCGACCTTTCTGCACCAAGCGCTGCCAGTTGATTGACCTTGGAGAATGGGCCGATGAAGAAAAACGTATTCCAAGTAAGGGCGAGATAAACGATCTCGACGAGTGGAGCGAAGACGACATCAAATAA
- the mutT gene encoding 8-oxo-dGTP diphosphatase MutT, producing the protein MKQLNISVGIIRNAQKEIFITQRDASSHMAGFWEFPGGKIESGETAEQALIRELQEEVGIDAAEPELIRTLQHTFPDRIVNLHFFLVQNWAGEPYGKEGQPKRWLAQSEIKQSDFPPANAEIVKALLNDEI; encoded by the coding sequence ATTAAACAACTGAATATCTCGGTCGGGATTATCCGCAACGCTCAGAAAGAGATTTTCATTACTCAACGTGATGCATCTTCGCATATGGCCGGTTTCTGGGAGTTTCCAGGTGGCAAGATTGAAAGCGGAGAAACCGCCGAACAGGCGTTGATTCGTGAACTGCAGGAAGAGGTCGGCATTGATGCCGCCGAGCCTGAGCTTATCCGCACTCTGCAGCATACTTTCCCTGACCGAATCGTCAATCTTCACTTCTTTTTAGTGCAGAACTGGGCGGGAGAACCTTATGGTAAAGAAGGTCAGCCGAAGCGCTGGCTAGCGCAGAGTGAGATCAAGCAAAGTGATTTCCCACCGGCCAACGCCGAGATTGTTAAAGCGCTTTTAAACGACGAAATTTAA